The Alosa sapidissima isolate fAloSap1 chromosome 5, fAloSap1.pri, whole genome shotgun sequence genome has a window encoding:
- the LOC121710071 gene encoding transgelin-like, protein MANKGPAYGLSREVQSKIDKKYDPELEERLVSWIMAQCDADVGSPEPGKTGFQNWLKDGCVLGHLINTLYGANKPIKKVQTSGMAFKQMELISQFLNAAERYGVTKTDMFQTVDLWEGKDLAAVQRTLMALGSLAVTKDDGLYKGDPAWFHKKSQENRREFTDEQLKEGQSVIGLQMGTNKGASQAGMTGYGRPRQIL, encoded by the exons ATGGCAAACAAAGGTCCCGCATACGGCTTGAGCCGCGAGGTGCAGAGCAAGATCGACAAGAAGTACGACCCCGAGCTGGAGGAGCGGCTGGTCAGCTGGATCATGGCCCAGTGCGACGCTGACGTGGGCTCGCCCGAGCCCGGCAAAACCGGCTTCCAGAACTGGCTGAAGGACGGATGT GTGCTGGGTCATCTCATCAACACCCTCTATGGTGCCAATAAGCCCATCAAGAAGGTGCAGACCTCAGGGATGGCCTTCAAGCAGATGGAACTAATCTCCCAGTTCCTCAACGCTGCTGAGCGCTACGGCGTCACCAAGACCGACATGTTCCAGACAGTAGACCTCTGGGAGG gTAAGGATTTAGCGGCTGTACAGAGAACACTGATGGCGCTTGGCAGCTTGGCTGTGACAAAGGATGATGGCCTTTACAAAGGCGACCCTGCCTGGTTTCACAA GAAATCCCAGGAAAACAGGAGGGAGTTCACTGACGAGCAGCTCAAAGAGGGGCAGAGCGTGATTGGCCTTCAGATGGGCACCAACAAGGGGGCATCACAAGCTGGCATGACGGGCTACGGCCGGCCCAGACAGATCCTGTAA
- the LOC121709791 gene encoding cerebellin-3-like translates to METDVPALAGTVQVSGSLPCGGWDCECAFNRQRGCCCAARDFFNLEERVFTQMMGQWEALKQLNGQIQALAEGRQVAFTATLTPMTSCFGPFTVGVPIPYREVSLNSASGYNPALGVFTAPWAGVYSFSFTVYSDVGLVGERLYHRVMLMQDRSPVVSVWEENRDDGQDSATHTVLLTLAPGGQVYMTLQSGRELCGDTQGRNVFSGYLLYATEE, encoded by the exons atggagacggatgtccctgctctagcAGGAACTG TGCAGGTGAGCGGCTCCCTACCGTGTGGAGGGTGGGACTGTGAGTGTGCGTTCAACCGGCAGCGcggctgctgctgtgctgcacGGGACTTCTTTAACCTGGAGGAGCGCGTCTTCACACAAATGATGGGCCAATGGGAAGCCCTGAAGCAGCTCAATGGCCAGATTCAGGCACTTGCAG AAGGCAGGCAGGTGGCGTTCACTGCAACGCTGACCCCCATGACCAGCTGTTTCGGACCTTTCACAGTCGGCGTACCGATCCCCTACAGGGAGGTCTCCCTGAACTCTGCCAGTGGATACAACCCCGCTCTCG GTGTGTTCACAGCCCCGTGGGCTGGAGTCTACTCCTTCTCCTTCACGGTGTACTCTGATGTCGGCTTGGTGGGTGAGCGGCTGTACCACCGTGTCATGCTGATGCAGGACCGGAGTCCGGTGGTGTCGGTGTGGGAGGAAAACCGCGACGACGGTCAGGacagcgccacacacactgtgctgctgACCCTGGCACCCGGAGGCCAGGTGTACATGACGCTGCAGTCGGGCCGGGAGCTGTGTGGCGACACGCAGGGACGCAACGTGTTCAGCGGCTACCTGCTGTACGCCACGGAGGAATGA
- the LOC121710068 gene encoding uncharacterized protein LOC121710068 has protein sequence MFLLQGTAFVVLALFGLALGRDTRTYSWHGPGATPPPVPDNLCLTDPMSCSCCLMQQRMWQMQQHFNSSVTDLQERLNKTQNILNSYKESRTAFSVALTDWRRCVGPSRTEIDVAYQAVFLNMGVAYDTRTGVFTAPHSGIYSLAVTAFSDAGSPGSLLAACVQLSRNGVVLAGLQEKNHEDQEDTASVVLTVQLRARDRVSVRLLPGCYLCDDQNHYNTFSGFMLYTTE, from the exons ATGTTTTTGCTCCAAGGCACAGCTTTTGTTGTTCTGGCTCTGTTTGGGTTGGCACTGGGTCGGGACACCCGGACCTACTCCTGGCACGGCCCTGGAGCAACACCACCACCTGTGCCAGATAACT TGTGTTTGACTGACCCGATGTCCTGCAGCTGCTGCCTAATGCAACAGCGAATGTGGCAGATGCAGCAGCACTTCAACTCTAGCGTTACGGACCTGCAGGAGAGGCTGAACAAGACCCAGAACATCCTCAACAGCTACAAGG AGAGCCGCACTGCATTCTCCGTGGCGTTGACGGACTGGCGTCGCTGTGTGGGCCCGTCCCGGACTGAGATCGACGTGGCCTACCAGGCGGTCTTCCTGAACATGGGCGTGGCGTACGACACCAGGACCGGCGTGTTCACCGCGCCACACTCCGGCATCTACAGCCTGGCCGTGACGGCGTTCAGCGACGCCGGCTCGCCCGGCTCCCTGCTGGCCGCCTGTGTGCAACTGAGTCGCAACGGTGTGGTGCTGGCCGGTCTGCAGGAGAAGAACCACGAGGACCAGGAGGACACGGCCAGCGTGGTCCTCACGGTGCAGCTCCGCGCTAGGGACCGCGTGTCTGTCAGGCTGCTCCCTGGCTGCTACCTGTGTGATGACCAGAATCACTACAACACCTTCAGTGGCTTCATGCTCTACACAACAGAatag
- the tppp2 gene encoding tubulin polymerization-promoting protein family member 2 produces MAEGTVTVAEVEMAFQKFAVHGDTKATGKEMNGKNFVKICKDCKIIDGKNVTSTDVDIVFSKVKAKTARVITFEQFKQAMTELAPKRFKGKGQEEALQLIYGLMAGKEPANVGVTKVAKAGAVDRLTDTAKFTGSHKERFDESGKGKGKVGREDIPDSSGYVGSYKGQGSYDSKVKQDE; encoded by the exons ATGGCAGAAGGCACTGTGACGGTGGCCGAGGTGGAGATGGCATTCCAGAAGTTTGCCGTCCACGGAGACACGAAGGCAACGGGCAAGGAGATGAACGGGAAGAACTTTGTGAAGATATGCAAAGACTGCAAGATCATCGATGGGAAAAATGTCACTAGCACCGACGTGGACATCGTCTTCAGCAAAGTGAA GGCGAAGACTGCTCGTGTGATCACATTTGAGCAGTTCAAGCAGGCAATGACGGAGTTGGCTCCGAAGCGCTTTAAGGGGAAGGGCCAGGAAGAGGCCCTGCAGCTCATCTACGGCCTCATGGCAGGCAAAGAACCCGCCAATGTAGGAGTGACG AAAGTAGCGAAAGCGGGAGCAGTGGACCGGCTGACGGACACCGCGAAGTTCACGGGCTCCCACAAAGAGCGCTTCGACGAGTCCGGCAAGGGGAAGGGCAAGGTGGGCCGAGAGGACATCCCTGACTCCAGCGGCTATGTGGGGTCCTACAAGGGCCAGGGCAGCTACGACAGCAAGGTCAAACAGGACGAATGA